The bacterium genome segment GAAACTCGACCTTGATGGTGTTGATCAGGTCGCAGCCGAAGGCCAGGTGGATGGACTCGTCGCGCATGATGTACTCGAACTGCTCGCCGATGCCGACCATCTTGTTCTGGCGCTTGAGCAGCCTGCGGTATACTGGCTCCGCGCGGTATGCGCGCTCTGCGCCGAGGGCACGAGAACCGTGCTGTGGCGCGGAGCCTCGACAACCGGGTCACGATGGCCGAATCTGACCCACGTCGGGCAGACAGTGTTGGAAGCGGAGATCCTTCGGCAAGTGCGCAGAGACCGCCACCAGGGCCTGGGGCTTCTTCATGAGACTCCCCAATTCGCATCAAGCCTGGATTCCCCGAGAAAAGCTAGCCGGCTATCTGCTTTCGACGACGCATCCCGTAGGCAGCGCAAAAGCCAGTTTCTTTCTCAGTTTCGGCTTCGACGAGCAGAACGTGGAGCTTCTCGAGGCAGCGCTGCTTCTCTTGGCAGGCACCAGCGACGTCTCTGCTACGACTGACTCGCCGTACGGCAAGAAGTACGAGGTTGATGGAGATCTTGGGACACCTTCCGGTCGTACGGTGACTGTTCGAACGGTATGGATCATCGAAACTGGCGAGCAAAACCCGAGATTCGTCACGGCGTTTCCCGCATGAAGATGGAGATCAAAGGATGATTCAGGATCTGGACACGGTCGTCCTCACCCACAGTATTCCCGAGCACGAACTGAAGCAGGGAGACGTCGGCGCCGTGGTGCATGTCTATGGCGACGGTAAGGCGTTTGAAGTCGAGTTTGTCACGGCAGCAGGTCAGACGGTCGCGGTGATCACTCTGCAGCCTGGAGACGTTCGGCCGATGGCATCGACCGAGATCCTGCATGCGCGGGAGCTCGCAAGA includes the following:
- a CDS encoding DUF4926 domain-containing protein — its product is MIQDLDTVVLTHSIPEHELKQGDVGAVVHVYGDGKAFEVEFVTAAGQTVAVITLQPGDVRPMASTEILHARELARSA